The genomic stretch GCCACAGCGCCGGGTCGATCGCCAGCAGCTGCTTCAGCTGGGCATAGAGTGCAGGCTCTTCGCTCCGCAGCGCCTTCGGCCGCTCGAAAAAGGTCACGATAGCTTCGGCGAAAAACTCCTGGTGGTTTGTCGCGCCATAGGGGTCGATCAGTGTCCGTTCACTGTTTTCAAGCCGTTCGACGTGATCGTCATAGGCCTCCAGCATCGCCTGCTCCCACTTGGCGTAGCGCTGCCCCTTGCGCAGGATGGGGATGCCGTTGACGTGGCCGCTCAGCCCGTCGAGCTGGTGAGCGAATTCGTGGATCACGACATTGTGGCCGTCGCTCGCATCGAGCCCGCCATACAATGCATCGTCCCACGACAGGACCACCGGCCCATGTGCCCAGCTCTCCCCGAGCGTCGCGTGGTGGGTTTCGTGCACCACTGCGTCATCGGGCGTGCCGCGCCCGGTAAGGAATGCGGCGGGATAGACGAGTATATTTCGCAAAGTATCGTACCAGACGGGGCTGTTGACGATCAGGAGGCAGGCCTGGGCAGCGATGGACAGCCGCATTTCCTCGGTCACCTCGACGCCATTGATGCCCCTGAAGGTCACCTGGTCTAGCAGCAGGTTCACCTTGCCTTCCAGCGATGCCCGCAAAGGCTCGGGCAACCGCTTGACCAGCGGTACGAGCCGCTCGACGATTTCCCGCTGTTCGGCACCAAGCGGTGTTGCCAAAAGCGTTTTACGCTTCTGACGCCGCCAAACCCAACGAAACGCTGCCAGGCCTGCGATCAGCAGGAGTGCCCCAGGTACGATCCATGACGTCATGCGTCACAGGTAAGATGCATCCGGAGCCTTGGTAAGAGCGCCCCTATCCCAGCCGTGCGAGAGCGGCGCGCAGGCGGTCGATTTCGGCGGCATGGAAGGCAGCGTCGGCGCGGGCCTTTTCGACCGCTTCGGGCTTGGCGCGCTCGACGAAATTGGGATTGGACAGCCGCCCGTTGAGGCTGCCGAATTCCTTCTGGCTGGCCTCCATCGCCTTGGTGAGGCGGGCTTTTTCCGCCTCGATGTCGATCACACCTTCGAGCGGGATTACGAAGGCATCGTCGCCAGCCGCGATCTGCATCGCCGCACCGCTGGGTGCCTCGGCGAACTGCACGGGAGTGAGGCGGGCGAGACGCTCGATCGCGGCAGCATTGGCGTCCACGACCGAGCGGGCGAGGGCGCTGGGCGCAGCACAGTATGCTTCGAGCTTCGCGCCCGGTGCGATGCCGAGTTCGTTCTTCGCCGTGCGGGTTGCGGAGGTGAGGGCGATCAGCCAGTCGATCTCCGCCTTGGCTTGCGGATTGACGGTCGCCTTCGGATCGGGCCATTTCGCGGTGATGAGCGGATAGTCGGACCGGTCGCCCTGCTTCGACCACAGCTCTTCGGTGATGAAGGGCATGAAGGGATGGAGCATGACGAGGATCTGGTCGAGCGCCCAGCCGGCGACGGCCTTGGTCTCCTCGTCGAAGTTCCCCTTGATCAGCTCGATATACCAGTCGCAGAAACGATCCCACACGAAGTGGTAGATCGTGTTCGCCGCCGCATCGAAGCGCAGGTCGGCAAGCGCGGCGTCGAGCGCCTGCTTCGTCTCCACCACTTCGCCGATGATCCAGCGGTTGACTGCGTGGCTGGCCGCGGGAGCCTCGATCGACGCGCTCGCGCCGATGCCGTTCGACTGGCAGAAGCGGGTTGCGTTCCACAGCTTGGTTGCGAAGTTGCGATAGCCCTCGACCCGCTTCTCATCCATCTTGATGTCACGGCCCTGGCTTTCCATCGCCGCCATGAAGAAGCGCAGCGCGTCGGCCCCGTATTGGTCGATCAGGCCCAGCGGGTCGACGACATTGCCCTTGGACTTGGACATCTTCGCCCCGTCCGCCGCGCGCACGAGGCCGTGGAGATAGAGCTTGGGCCACGGAGCCCTCCCGGTGTTAAAATACCCCGCCATCATCATGCGCGCATCCCAGAAGAAAAGGATATCGAAGCCGGAGATCAGCAGGTCGTTGGGGTAATGCTTTTCGACGAGGTCGGTGTTGTCAGGCCAGCCAAGAGTGGCGAAGGGCCAAAGCGCCGAAGAGAACCACGTATCGAGCACGTCCTCGTCGCGGGTCAGCGTGACGCCGTCGCCTGCTTGCGCCTGCGCTTCGGCCTCGGTCATGGCGACATAGGCCTTGCCGTCCGCATCGTACCACGCCGGGATCCGGTGTCCCCACCATAGCTGGCGGCTGACACACCACGGCTGGATGTTCTCCATCCAGTTGAAGAATGTCTTCTCCCAGCTCTTCGGGACGATCTCGATCTCGCCGTTTTTCACCGCTTCGATCGGCTTCTTCGCCAACGCTTCGGCGTCGACATACCACTGGTCGGTCAGCCAGGGTTCGATGACAACGCCGCCGCGGTCGCCGAAGGGGGTTGCGATGGTGCGCGGTTCGGCATCGAGTTCGACCTCCTCGCCATCCTTGGTCTTGGCGAAGTGCGGGATGAGGTGGCCGCTTTCCTTCAGGCGCTTGACCACCAGCTCGCGCGCGCCATCGCCTTCGCCGACGATCTTCTCGCGGCGGAAGCGGTGCAGGCCGAGAAATTCCTCCGGCACCAGACCGTCGGCGGTCTGGCAGACATTGGCCTCCGCATCGAGCATGTTGAGCATTTCGGCGGGCTGGAACCCGGCGCGCTTGCCCACGTCGAAATCGTTGAAGTCGTGACCCGGCGTGATCTTCACCGCGCCCGAACCGAGTTCGGGATCGGCATGCTCGTCTGCCACGATCGGCACGCGGCGACCGGTAATCGGCAGCACAACATGCTTGCCGACGACGCTCCGGTAACGTTCGTCATCGGGGTGAACCGCCACGGCCATATCGGCGAGCATGGTTTCGGGGCGGGTGGTCGCGACCTCTATGTAGTCCCGCCCGTCGTCGAGCGTGACGCCATCTTCGAGCGGATATTTGAAATGCCAGAAGTGGCCCTTCACATCGGTCGTCTCGACCTCGAGATCCGAGATCGCGGTCTTGAGCTTGGGGTCCCAGTTCACCAGCCGCTTGTCGCGATAGATCAGATCCTTGTTGTAGAGATCGACGAAAACCTTGAGCACGGCATTCGAGAAATGCTCGTCCATGGTGAACTGCTCGCGGCTCCAGTCCATCGAACAGCCGAGGCGGCGCAGCTGGCGGGTGATCGTGCCGCCGCTCTCTTCCTTCCACTCCCACACCTTCGCGACGAAATCTTCGCGCGAGTAGTTCGTGCGCTTGTCCTGTTGCGCCTCCAGCTGGCGTTCCACCACCATTTGCGTCGCGATGCCCGCATGGTCCGTGCCGACCACCCACAGCGCATCCTTGCCGCGCAGCCGCTCGTAACGGATCATCACGTCCTGCAGCGTATTGTCGAGCGCGTGGCCGATGTGCAGGCTGCCCGTGACGTTCGGCGGCGGATTGACGATCGTATAGGCTTCGGCATCGGGACGCTCGGGCCGGAAAAGGCCGTTTTTCTCCCAATGCGCGTACCAGCGCGCCTCGATATCAGCGGGGTCGAAGGTCTTGGGTAGCTCGGTGGTCATTATCTCTGTTCGCTCGGTATTTCTCCCAATCGCCTTGCCAGCGCCCATGCTGCGATGCAACGCCGGATGGTATCCGTTTGCCATAGTCGCTTGTTTCGGACTGCAATTCCCCGCATAGGGCGCAGCAATGGGTGGTTTCGCCGAATACGAGCTGGTCGAGGGGGACGACGGGGAGCAGGTGCTCGCCCTGTCCGGCCCCTATCTGGTTTCCACCATCGGCTCGGTCGACGAGGAACTGCGCCATCTGGACGGTCCGATTGCGAGGGTCGATCTCTCCGACATAAGTGAAATCGACACGGTGGGTGCCTGGGTCGCCAGCACCGTTGCGGGCGACCACGGGGCCGAAGTCAGCGGAGCGAGCAATCGCGCCACTCGGCTTATCGAAGCGCTCAAGGGCTCGCGCGGTGAGGAAGTAGTCTCCGCGCCGCGCCTGCCGGTATGGACGCGTGTCCCCGATGCCATTGGCGACAAGGTGTACAATGCGCGCGACGGCGTGTTCGGCGTGCTAGGGTTCCTCGGCGCACTCATTGCCGCCTTCGGCAATCTCATCCGACACCCTCGCCGCTTCCGCTGGCTCGCGCTGGTCCGACAGCTTGAGCTCGTCGGCGTCAGCGCACTGCCGATCGTGGGGTTGATGAGCTTCCTCATCGGCATCGTCATCGCACAGCAGGGTGCAGTACAGCTGGCGCAATTTGGCGCCGAAACGCTGACCATCAACCTCGTCGGGCGCATCACCTTGCGCGAACTGGGCGTGCTGATGACCGCGATCATGGTCGCCGGTCGCTCCGGTTCGGCCTTCGCCGCCCAGCTCGGTACGATGAAGCTGACCGAGGAAATCGACGCGATGCGCACCATCGGCATCTCGCCGATGGAGGCGCTGGTCATTCCGCGCATCCTGGCGGCCATCCTGATGATGCCGCTGCTCGGCTTCTACGCCGCCCTGGTCGCCATCGTCGGCGGTGCGGTGATCGGCGATGTCATGCTGGGCATACCCTTCTACACCTTCCTCGCGCGCATACAGGACGTGGTGCCGATATACGACTTGTGGGTCGGGCTGGTGAAGGCGCCGGTTTTCGGTCTGATCGTAGCGCTCGCAGGCTGCTATCACGGCATGCAGGTCAAGGGCAATTCGGAAGAGGTCGGACGGCGCACGACGATGGCCGTTGTCTCCGCAATTTTCGCCGTGATCGTCATCGACGCCTTCTTCGCGGTATTCTTCACCGAGATCGGGTGGGGCTGATGGCGCAGGACGACGACGGCAGGACCCTCGGGCGGCACGAACGCTATCGCGGCGAGCACCCAATCGTGGTGGAGGGGCTGGTCAATCGCTTCGGCTCGCAGACCGTGCACGAAGGTCTCGACCTCAAGGTGCGGCGCGGCGAAATCCTCGGCGTGGTCGGCGGTTCGGGTACCGGCAAGAGCGTACTGATGCGCTCCATCATCGGGCTGCAGCCCCCGACCGAAGGCGAGGTGAAGGTGTTCGGCAAATCGATGACCGAAGGCGATCCCGACGCTGAGATCGGCGTGCGCAACCGCTGGGGCGTGTTGTTCCAGGGCGGGGCGCTGTTTTCTACGCTGACGGTCGGGGAAAATGTGCAAGTGCCGCTGAAGCAGTTCTTCCCGGACATCTCACCCGAGCTGCTCGACGAGATCGCGCGGTTCAAGACCGTGCTTTCCGGCCTGCCCGAAGAGGCCGCGGGCAAGTTCCCCAGCGAACTGTCGGGCGGGATGAAGAAACGTGCCGGCTTAGCCCGTGCGCTCGCGCTCGACCCCGAGCTCCTGTTCCTCGACGAACCGACTGCGGGCCTCGACCCGATCGGCGCAGCGGCCTTCGACCGCCTGACGCGCGAGCTGAAGGAAACGCTCGGCCTCACTGTCTTCCTGATCACCCACGACCTCGATACGCTGCACGAAATCTGCGACCGCGTGGCGGTGCTGGCGGACAAAAAGGTGATCGCCGTCGATACGGTGCCGAACCTGATGCAGCTCGATCACCCATGGATCCAGGAATATTTCAACGGCCCGCGCGGACGGGCCGCGCTTACGGCGCAGGCGCTCGACGAATTGCGGCAGCACATGGACAATCCCATCGCTGCGCACGCGGTCAAAGCGTTGGACAATAAGCATGATGACAAGGCATAGAGACTGACGGATGGAAACGCGGGCAAATCATATCTGGGTGGGGGCGGTTACCTTGCTGATCCTCGGTGCCCTTGCGCTGTTCATCGTCTGGCTCGCGCGGCTCGGCGGCGGGGACCAGAACGAATACGACATCTTCTTCAAGCAGTCGGTCGCGGGCCTTGCCAATGGCAGCTCGGTCGATTTCGCAGGCGTGCCGGTCGGCCAGGTCAACCAGATCGAGCTGTGGGACAAGGATCCCGAATTCGTGCGCGTCCGCATCAAGGTGCGTGAGGAAGTCCCGATCCTGGTCGGGACCACCGCGACGATCCAGGGCAGCTTCACCGGCGTCTCGACCATCACGCTCGACGGCGCGCGCACCGGCGCTCCGCCGATCTCCTGCGAGACCACTGCCTGCACCGAAGGCGTGCCGATCATCCCGCCGACCTCCGGGGGCGGGATCGGTGCTGTCCTCGCCAGCGCGCCGCTGCTGCTCGAGCGGTTGGCCACGCTGACCGAGCGACTGACACTGCTGCTGTCGGACGAGAACCAGAATTCGCTGCAGGGCATTCTGCGCAATACCGAGCGCATGAGCGGCGATCTTGCCGCTGCCACGCCGCAAATAGAGCGCGTGCTGTCCGAACTTCAGGTGACATTGCGCGAATCCAGCGAAGCGCTGGATGCGTTCGAGAAGGTTACACAATCGACCGACAGGCTGATCAACCAGGAAGGCTCGCAGCTCGCCGAGCAGCTGCGCGGGACGCTGAATTCCGCCAGCGGCGCGGCCAAGGCGCTCGAGCAGACGCTCGCCGATGCGCGGCCGGCGACCAAGCAGCTGACCGAAAGCACGCTGCCTGCTGCCGAAGCCACGTTGCGCGACCTGCGCGCTACCAGCAAGGCGCTGCGCGACGTGACCGAGAAGATCGACGAGAAGGGCGCAGGTGCGCTGCTTAGCTCGCAACCGCTGCCCGATTACGAACCGTGAGGCGCATGATGACGACCCGTTTTCTTCGACCGGCCGCACTGGCCCCGATCGCTTTGCTCGCGGGCTGCATCAGCTTTGGTGGCGAGACGCCGGATAATTTGCTGACGCTGACTCCGACCGCTTCGGCCCCGGTGGGCGCGGGCGGCTCCGCCAATGCCGGGACCGCGCTGGTCCTGTCCGAATTCGAAGCGCCCGCCGCGCTCGATGTGACGCGTGTCCCGGTCCAGATCGATCCGACCAAGCTCGCTTATCTCCAGGAAGCAACCTGGGTCGAAAAGCCCGCGCGCCTGCTGCGCCGCCTGATCGCCGAAACCATCCGCACGCGCTCGGGCCGCGTCGTCATCGACGGCGACGACCCCGGCGTGCTGGCCGAGAACCGCCTCACCGGCACGCTGCGCCAGTTCGGTTACGACGTGCCGTCGTCCAGCGTGGTGCTGGTGTTCGACGCGGTGAAGCCGGGTGAGGGCAGTGCGATCGAAACCCGCCGCTTCGAAGCGCGGATCCCGGGGATCGCTGCCGACCGTGAAAGTGTCGGTCCGGCGCTCAACCGCGCGGCGAACGACGTCGCGGTGCAGGTCGCCGACTGGGTCGGCTGAGGCGTCAGCTTTTTGCCAGCAGCATGAAGGTGTGAGCGGCGGAGAACTCCTCGCCCTTTTTCCGGCGACGCTCCTCGGCTTCTTCCTCGCGACCCCATTGGTCGGCCTGCCATTCTTCCTCGAGATTGGCGTCGCGCCACAGCAGCATCGGATCGTTCACGGCCTCGTCGCCCGCCAGCAGGGCGATGGCGAGCGAAGCGCTAAGCGATGCGAGGGCGGTCATTCCCGCCAGCGAGAAATCGTCTAGCTGATCGAGATGGGCCTTCAGCGTCGCGATCGTTTCGGGCGGCTGGGGTTTGTGCATAACGCCGCTGATCCGCTGGAACGAAACGCCGTGCTCGTCTTCGAGGCGGCAGAGCAGTGGCTCCCAGTCCTCCTGCTGTCGGCGATAGAGCGGCTCGTCGGGATCGGCACGATAGCACAGCGTATCGGTTTCCGCGAAGCCAAGCAGCTTGGCGATCGTCTCGGCCCTGTTCTCGCCGACGATGTCGATGGCGAAATCGGCGTGGTCGCGGAACAGGAACTTGCGAGGGTCAATCTCCTCGCCCTGTTCGGCCCATTCAGCGGCCAGAGCATGCGCAAGCGTTTTGCTGGGCACGACTTGCGGCCGACCCATCTGCGTCTTGATCGGCCTACCGTCGAGCAGCACGCGATAGCCGCCGTTGGTCGACTCGACGCTTACATCCTCGTAGAAGCGCTTCATTTGTCGCGCGTGCTCCAGCGCTT from Qipengyuania profundimaris encodes the following:
- a CDS encoding ABC-type transport auxiliary lipoprotein family protein, with translation MMTTRFLRPAALAPIALLAGCISFGGETPDNLLTLTPTASAPVGAGGSANAGTALVLSEFEAPAALDVTRVPVQIDPTKLAYLQEATWVEKPARLLRRLIAETIRTRSGRVVIDGDDPGVLAENRLTGTLRQFGYDVPSSSVVLVFDAVKPGEGSAIETRRFEARIPGIAADRESVGPALNRAANDVAVQVADWVG
- a CDS encoding ABC transporter ATP-binding protein, producing MAQDDDGRTLGRHERYRGEHPIVVEGLVNRFGSQTVHEGLDLKVRRGEILGVVGGSGTGKSVLMRSIIGLQPPTEGEVKVFGKSMTEGDPDAEIGVRNRWGVLFQGGALFSTLTVGENVQVPLKQFFPDISPELLDEIARFKTVLSGLPEEAAGKFPSELSGGMKKRAGLARALALDPELLFLDEPTAGLDPIGAAAFDRLTRELKETLGLTVFLITHDLDTLHEICDRVAVLADKKVIAVDTVPNLMQLDHPWIQEYFNGPRGRAALTAQALDELRQHMDNPIAAHAVKALDNKHDDKA
- a CDS encoding MlaE family ABC transporter permease, which gives rise to MGGFAEYELVEGDDGEQVLALSGPYLVSTIGSVDEELRHLDGPIARVDLSDISEIDTVGAWVASTVAGDHGAEVSGASNRATRLIEALKGSRGEEVVSAPRLPVWTRVPDAIGDKVYNARDGVFGVLGFLGALIAAFGNLIRHPRRFRWLALVRQLELVGVSALPIVGLMSFLIGIVIAQQGAVQLAQFGAETLTINLVGRITLRELGVLMTAIMVAGRSGSAFAAQLGTMKLTEEIDAMRTIGISPMEALVIPRILAAILMMPLLGFYAALVAIVGGAVIGDVMLGIPFYTFLARIQDVVPIYDLWVGLVKAPVFGLIVALAGCYHGMQVKGNSEEVGRRTTMAVVSAIFAVIVIDAFFAVFFTEIGWG
- a CDS encoding ATP12 family chaperone protein yields the protein MKRFYEDVSVESTNGGYRVLLDGRPIKTQMGRPQVVPSKTLAHALAAEWAEQGEEIDPRKFLFRDHADFAIDIVGENRAETIAKLLGFAETDTLCYRADPDEPLYRRQQEDWEPLLCRLEDEHGVSFQRISGVMHKPQPPETIATLKAHLDQLDDFSLAGMTALASLSASLAIALLAGDEAVNDPMLLWRDANLEEEWQADQWGREEEAEERRRKKGEEFSAAHTFMLLAKS
- a CDS encoding MlaD family protein, with product METRANHIWVGAVTLLILGALALFIVWLARLGGGDQNEYDIFFKQSVAGLANGSSVDFAGVPVGQVNQIELWDKDPEFVRVRIKVREEVPILVGTTATIQGSFTGVSTITLDGARTGAPPISCETTACTEGVPIIPPTSGGGIGAVLASAPLLLERLATLTERLTLLLSDENQNSLQGILRNTERMSGDLAAATPQIERVLSELQVTLRESSEALDAFEKVTQSTDRLINQEGSQLAEQLRGTLNSASGAAKALEQTLADARPATKQLTESTLPAAEATLRDLRATSKALRDVTEKIDEKGAGALLSSQPLPDYEP
- a CDS encoding zinc-dependent peptidase — its product is MTSWIVPGALLLIAGLAAFRWVWRRQKRKTLLATPLGAEQREIVERLVPLVKRLPEPLRASLEGKVNLLLDQVTFRGINGVEVTEEMRLSIAAQACLLIVNSPVWYDTLRNILVYPAAFLTGRGTPDDAVVHETHHATLGESWAHGPVVLSWDDALYGGLDASDGHNVVIHEFAHQLDGLSGHVNGIPILRKGQRYAKWEQAMLEAYDDHVERLENSERTLIDPYGATNHQEFFAEAIVTFFERPKALRSEEPALYAQLKQLLAIDPALWH
- a CDS encoding valine--tRNA ligase, with protein sequence MTTELPKTFDPADIEARWYAHWEKNGLFRPERPDAEAYTIVNPPPNVTGSLHIGHALDNTLQDVMIRYERLRGKDALWVVGTDHAGIATQMVVERQLEAQQDKRTNYSREDFVAKVWEWKEESGGTITRQLRRLGCSMDWSREQFTMDEHFSNAVLKVFVDLYNKDLIYRDKRLVNWDPKLKTAISDLEVETTDVKGHFWHFKYPLEDGVTLDDGRDYIEVATTRPETMLADMAVAVHPDDERYRSVVGKHVVLPITGRRVPIVADEHADPELGSGAVKITPGHDFNDFDVGKRAGFQPAEMLNMLDAEANVCQTADGLVPEEFLGLHRFRREKIVGEGDGARELVVKRLKESGHLIPHFAKTKDGEEVELDAEPRTIATPFGDRGGVVIEPWLTDQWYVDAEALAKKPIEAVKNGEIEIVPKSWEKTFFNWMENIQPWCVSRQLWWGHRIPAWYDADGKAYVAMTEAEAQAQAGDGVTLTRDEDVLDTWFSSALWPFATLGWPDNTDLVEKHYPNDLLISGFDILFFWDARMMMAGYFNTGRAPWPKLYLHGLVRAADGAKMSKSKGNVVDPLGLIDQYGADALRFFMAAMESQGRDIKMDEKRVEGYRNFATKLWNATRFCQSNGIGASASIEAPAASHAVNRWIIGEVVETKQALDAALADLRFDAAANTIYHFVWDRFCDWYIELIKGNFDEETKAVAGWALDQILVMLHPFMPFITEELWSKQGDRSDYPLITAKWPDPKATVNPQAKAEIDWLIALTSATRTAKNELGIAPGAKLEAYCAAPSALARSVVDANAAAIERLARLTPVQFAEAPSGAAMQIAAGDDAFVIPLEGVIDIEAEKARLTKAMEASQKEFGSLNGRLSNPNFVERAKPEAVEKARADAAFHAAEIDRLRAALARLG